The following proteins come from a genomic window of Venturia canescens isolate UGA chromosome 4, ASM1945775v1, whole genome shotgun sequence:
- the LOC122408708 gene encoding DDB1- and CUL4-associated factor 5 isoform X1, translating into MARPSTRNPLDCFLRRQIDDRTNHCKRLVSARIDDSENLFRKDLLSHYGCVNAIEFSPQGDLLISGGDDRRVLLWKVEQAIQGVGKPMPMRAQHGSNIFCLGYDSGKTKIFSAGNDDQVIIHNLENGAPLNFFLHEKPVYGLSTHPHNDNVFSSACDDGRVLIFDIRDSSSTETFCLAQYKTAFHSVVFNPMEPRTLATANAQEGISLWDVRKPMTPVLRYGSEGPSQGCMNVRFNSAGTRLLALRRRLPPVLYAVDSPTHLCHFDQPGYYNSCTMKSCCFAGDDDEYVLSGSDDFNLYMWKIPSEEIKWVDSAHMILRGHRSIVNQVRYNRASCILASSGVEKIIKIWSPFPLCNSCLGSLKRDSGKQERQRRVFTHDEYIELVLRSGEFMTHDYSHQSTLEDPRMMAFFDSLVQREIEGWGSEDTPNSPRSISETKNTLNPGQTQNFATDSDDSAHQIMRSVLGATTRNSTRTGSGGGLAPERSVDSPNRITRLIGNRREKLMRLAAIEAGAQVVNLSSNSANNDEESDPQEREIGSDENEEDDDEVLPAKFKSKSKSRSKGLKRKQRAASATMLTADSDHGESSKSSENEEAVRNKRKRGRNEGEASSSRIHRRQQGKLRTRKSATTSGEQQTNTETSSNHIDEVVNGFTEESAACTATPSKILSSNKISPPTPDSGITSCSSTLEKCESNGSSGARNAAENSDHEMRVKHLETFKKKIDVARRGYRKRLTPQAKIAASTASDSSD; encoded by the exons ATGGCACGTCCGTCGACGCGTAATCCCCTCGACTGCTTTTTGCGAAGGCAAATTGATGATCGTACCAATCATTGCAAGCGGCTGGTTAGTGCGAGAATAGATGATTCTGAGAATCTCTTTCGCAAGGATTTGCTCTCCCATTATGGTTGCGTTAACGCCATAGAATTTTCACCACAGGGTGATCTCCTCATTTCTG GTGGAGACGACCGTCGAGTGTTGCTATGGAAGGTCGAACAAGCGATCCAGGGTGTTGGAAAGCCCATGCCTATGAGGGCTCAGCATGGaagtaatattttttgtttgggttacGACAGCGgtaaaacgaaaatattttctgcgGGTAACGACGACCAAGTCATCATCCACAACCTCGAAAA tggaGCTCCTCTTAACTTTTTTTTGCACGAGAAACCGGTGTACGGTTTGTCGACACATCCCCACAACGATAACGTCTTCTCGAGCGCGTGCGACGACGGCAGAGTGCTCATTTTTGACATCAGAGATTCGAGCAGTACAGAAACATTTTGTCTGGCCCAATATAAGACTGCTTTCCACTCCGTCGTCTTCAATCCCATGGAGCCGAGAACTCTAGCCACGGCTAATGCGCAAGAGGGTATAAGCTTGTGGGATGTCAGAAAACCGATGAC GCCCGTTTTACGTTATGGAAGCGAAGGGCCCTCTCAGGGCTGCATGAACGTGCGTTTCAATTCCGCGGGAACGAGACTTCTCGCCCTCCGAAGACGTTTGCCGCCGGTCCTGTATGCTGTCGATTCTCCTACGCATCTCTGCCACTTTGATCAACCTGGTTATTACAACAGTTGCACGATGAAGTCCTGTTGCTTCGCCGGTGACGATGACGAATACGTTTTATCGG GATCGGATGATTTCAACTTGTACATGtggaaaattccaagtgaagAAATCAAATGGGTGGACTCGGCACATATGATTTTACGTGGCCACCGTTCAATCGTCAATCAAGTCCGGTATAATAGAGCAAGTTGTATTCTCGCATCTTCGGGTGTCGaaaagatcatcaagattTGGAGTCCATTCCCATTGTGCAACTCTTGCCTCGGTAGCTTGAAG AGAGACTCGGGCAAACAGGAACGTCAGCGTCGAGTATTCACACATGACGAGTACATAGAATTGGTTTTGAGAAGCGGGGAATTTATGACCCACGACTACAGTCACCAATCGACTCTCGAAGATCCGAGAATGATGGCGTTTTTCGATTCTCTTGTACAACGCGAGATCGAAGGGTGGGGTTCCGAAGACACACCGAACAGCCCACGAAGTATAAGTgagacgaaaaatacattgaatCCAGGACAAACACAAAATTTCGCCACCGACTCTGATG ATTCCGCTCATCAAATAATGCGCTCTGTACTAGGAGCAACTACACGAAACAGTACTCGAACTGGATCCGGGGGTGGTTTGGCGCCGGAAAGATCGGTCGATTCGccaaatcgaataacgagatTAATAGGAAATCGGCGCGAGAAACTGATGAGGCTAGCAGCTATTGAAGCCGGTGCTCAAGTGGTGAATCTCTCCAGTAACAGTGCGAACAACGATGAAGAATCAGACCCGCAAGAGAGGGAAATAGGATcggatgaaaatgaagaagacGACGATGAAGTGCTACCGGCGAAATTCAAATCAAAATCGAAATCTCGTAGTAAAGGACTGAAACGTAAACAGCGAGCGGCTTCAG caacGATGTTAACGGCGGACAGCGATCACGGTGAATCGAGCAAAAGTAGCGAGAACGAAGAGGCAGTTCGAAATAAGCGAAAAAGAGGTCGTAACGAGGGGGAAGCCTCATCATCGCGAATTCATCGTCGTCAACAGGGTAAGCTGAGGACTCGCAAATCGGCGACAACCTCAGGAGAGCAGCAAACAAACACGGAGACGTCGAGTAATCACATTGATGAAGTTGTTAATGGTTTTACGGAGGAGAGTGCAGCGTGCACAGCAACGCCGTCAAAAATATTGTCAAGCAATAAAATATCACCGCCAACACCTGATAGCGGTATCACATCGTGCTCGTCTACactcgaaaaatgtgaaagcaACGGTAGCTCAGGAGCTCGAAACGCTGCTGAGAACTCGGATCACGAGATGAGAGTTAAACATCtagaaactttcaaaaaaaagATTGATGTAGCGCGCCGCGGCTATCGAAAGCGATTAACTCCGCAAGCAAAAATCGCTGCATCGACAGCTTCGGACTCTTCTGATTAG
- the PpD3 gene encoding serine/threonine-protein phosphatase 5 produces the protein MSVNAEITGGPTAEDVKEAEIVKEVANEYFKNQDYNKAIELYTKAIALNPTVAVYYGNRSFAYLKTELFGYALSDASQAIELDRNYVKGYYRRAAAHMSLGKFKLALKDFETVTKARPNDRDAKMKYQECNKIVKKLAFEKAICIEDNKKNIADTINLDAMTIENEYIGPELEDGKVTVQFMKDLLQWYEDQQKLHRKYAYKILLDVKTWFMAQPSLVNIEVPEDKEFTICGDIHGQFYDLLNIFKLNGLPSETNPYLFNGDFVDRGSFSVECIFTLFGFKLLYPDHFFMSRGNHESATMNHMYGFDGEVKSKYTAQMAELFTEVYNWLPLAHCINRRVLVMHGGLFSRDDVTLDEIRDIDRNRQPPYEGVMCELLWSDPQPQPGRAPSKRGVGVQFGPDVTQAFLKLNDLDYVVRSHEVKNDGYEVGHDGKCITVFSAPNYCDTMGNRGAFIRLNGKDMIPNFTTYEAVPHPNIRPMAYANSLLKFVC, from the exons ATGAGTGTAAACGCCGAGATCACGGGGGGACCGACCGCGGAGGATGTCAAAGAGGCGGAAATAGTCAAAGAAGTGGCGAATGAATACTTCAAAA aTCAAGATTACAATAAAGCCATAGAACTGTATACCAAAGCCATAGCATTGAATCCAACAGTAGCAGTATACTATGGAAATAGAAGTTTTGCATATCTCAAAACTGAATTGTTTGGTTATGCGTTAAGCGATGCCTCCCAGGCAATTGAATTGGACAGAAATTATGTCAAGGGTTACTATCGACGAGCAGCGGCGCACATGTCCCTTGGTAAATTTAAATTGGCCCTGAAGGATTTTGAAACAGTAACAAAAGCTCGACCAAACGATAGAGATGCTAAGATGAAATATCAGGAGTGCAACAAGATAGTGAAAAAACTAGCTTTTGAAAAAGCTATATGCATCgaagataataaaaagaatattGCAGACACAATCAACCTAGATGCAATGA ccATTGAAAACGAATACATCGGACCGGAGCTCGAAGATGGGAAAGTAACAGTGCAGTTCATGAAAGATTTGCTTCAATGGTATGAGGATCAACAAAAATTGCATAGAAAATATGCATACAAAATTTTGCTCGACGTCAAAACATGGTTTATGGCTCAGCCCAGCTTAGTCAACATCGAAGTACCAGAGGACAAAGAATTCACCATTTGCGGCGATATACATGGCCAGTTCTATGATTTACTCAACATATTCAAGCTCAACGGATTGCCGTCGGAGACTAATCCTTAT cTTTTCAATGGAGATTTCGTTGATCGAGGCTCCTTTTCAGTAGAATGTATATTTACGTTGTTTGGTTTCAAGTTGTTATACCCCGATCATTTCTTCATGTCGAGAG GTAACCACGAGTCGGCAACAATGAATCACATGTACGGTTTCGACGGAGAAGTTAAATCGAAATACACCGCTCAAATGGCAGAGCTATTCACCGAAGTTTACAACTGGTTACCGCTAGCTCATTGTATTAACCGGCGTGTCCTT gTGATGCACGGAGGATTGTTTTCGAGGGACGATGTGACACTGGATGAGATACGTGATATCGATAGAAACAGGCAACCACCGTACGAAGGTGTAATGTGCGAGCTTTTGTGGTCGGATCCTCAACCGCAGCCAGGCAGAGCACCGAGTAAGCGAGGCGTTGGCGTCCAGTTCGGCCCGGATGTGACGCAAGCTTTTCTCAAGCTCAATGACCTGGATTATGTGGTGAGAAGTcatgaagtaaaaaacgacGGTTACGAGGTCGGTCACGATGGCAAATGTATCACCGTATTTTCGGCTCCAAATTACTG CGATACCATGGGTAACCGAGGTGCCTTCATTAGACTCAATGGCAAAGACATGATACCCAATTTCACAACGTACGAAGCAGTT CCCCATCCGAACATAAGGCCAATGGCGTATGCGAATTCTCTACTTAAGTTCGTGTGCTAG
- the LOC122408708 gene encoding DDB1- and CUL4-associated factor 5 isoform X2 — MARPSTRNPLDCFLRRQIDDRTNHCKRLVSARIDDSENLFRKDLLSHYGCVNAIEFSPQGDLLISGGDDRRVLLWKVEQAIQGVGKPMPMRAQHGSNIFCLGYDSGKTKIFSAGNDDQVIIHNLENGAPLNFFLHEKPVYGLSTHPHNDNVFSSACDDGRVLIFDIRDSSSTETFCLAQYKTAFHSVVFNPMEPRTLATANAQEGISLWDVRKPMTPVLRYGSEGPSQGCMNVRFNSAGTRLLALRRRLPPVLYAVDSPTHLCHFDQPGYYNSCTMKSCCFAGDDDEYVLSGSDDFNLYMWKIPSEEIKWVDSAHMILRGHRSIVNQVRYNRASCILASSGVEKIIKIWSPFPLCNSCLGSLKRDSGKQERQRRVFTHDEYIELVLRSGEFMTHDYSHQSTLEDPRMMAFFDSLVQREIEGWGSEDTPNSPRSISETKNTLNPGQTQNFATDSDGATTRNSTRTGSGGGLAPERSVDSPNRITRLIGNRREKLMRLAAIEAGAQVVNLSSNSANNDEESDPQEREIGSDENEEDDDEVLPAKFKSKSKSRSKGLKRKQRAASATMLTADSDHGESSKSSENEEAVRNKRKRGRNEGEASSSRIHRRQQGKLRTRKSATTSGEQQTNTETSSNHIDEVVNGFTEESAACTATPSKILSSNKISPPTPDSGITSCSSTLEKCESNGSSGARNAAENSDHEMRVKHLETFKKKIDVARRGYRKRLTPQAKIAASTASDSSD; from the exons ATGGCACGTCCGTCGACGCGTAATCCCCTCGACTGCTTTTTGCGAAGGCAAATTGATGATCGTACCAATCATTGCAAGCGGCTGGTTAGTGCGAGAATAGATGATTCTGAGAATCTCTTTCGCAAGGATTTGCTCTCCCATTATGGTTGCGTTAACGCCATAGAATTTTCACCACAGGGTGATCTCCTCATTTCTG GTGGAGACGACCGTCGAGTGTTGCTATGGAAGGTCGAACAAGCGATCCAGGGTGTTGGAAAGCCCATGCCTATGAGGGCTCAGCATGGaagtaatattttttgtttgggttacGACAGCGgtaaaacgaaaatattttctgcgGGTAACGACGACCAAGTCATCATCCACAACCTCGAAAA tggaGCTCCTCTTAACTTTTTTTTGCACGAGAAACCGGTGTACGGTTTGTCGACACATCCCCACAACGATAACGTCTTCTCGAGCGCGTGCGACGACGGCAGAGTGCTCATTTTTGACATCAGAGATTCGAGCAGTACAGAAACATTTTGTCTGGCCCAATATAAGACTGCTTTCCACTCCGTCGTCTTCAATCCCATGGAGCCGAGAACTCTAGCCACGGCTAATGCGCAAGAGGGTATAAGCTTGTGGGATGTCAGAAAACCGATGAC GCCCGTTTTACGTTATGGAAGCGAAGGGCCCTCTCAGGGCTGCATGAACGTGCGTTTCAATTCCGCGGGAACGAGACTTCTCGCCCTCCGAAGACGTTTGCCGCCGGTCCTGTATGCTGTCGATTCTCCTACGCATCTCTGCCACTTTGATCAACCTGGTTATTACAACAGTTGCACGATGAAGTCCTGTTGCTTCGCCGGTGACGATGACGAATACGTTTTATCGG GATCGGATGATTTCAACTTGTACATGtggaaaattccaagtgaagAAATCAAATGGGTGGACTCGGCACATATGATTTTACGTGGCCACCGTTCAATCGTCAATCAAGTCCGGTATAATAGAGCAAGTTGTATTCTCGCATCTTCGGGTGTCGaaaagatcatcaagattTGGAGTCCATTCCCATTGTGCAACTCTTGCCTCGGTAGCTTGAAG AGAGACTCGGGCAAACAGGAACGTCAGCGTCGAGTATTCACACATGACGAGTACATAGAATTGGTTTTGAGAAGCGGGGAATTTATGACCCACGACTACAGTCACCAATCGACTCTCGAAGATCCGAGAATGATGGCGTTTTTCGATTCTCTTGTACAACGCGAGATCGAAGGGTGGGGTTCCGAAGACACACCGAACAGCCCACGAAGTATAAGTgagacgaaaaatacattgaatCCAGGACAAACACAAAATTTCGCCACCGACTCTGATG GAGCAACTACACGAAACAGTACTCGAACTGGATCCGGGGGTGGTTTGGCGCCGGAAAGATCGGTCGATTCGccaaatcgaataacgagatTAATAGGAAATCGGCGCGAGAAACTGATGAGGCTAGCAGCTATTGAAGCCGGTGCTCAAGTGGTGAATCTCTCCAGTAACAGTGCGAACAACGATGAAGAATCAGACCCGCAAGAGAGGGAAATAGGATcggatgaaaatgaagaagacGACGATGAAGTGCTACCGGCGAAATTCAAATCAAAATCGAAATCTCGTAGTAAAGGACTGAAACGTAAACAGCGAGCGGCTTCAG caacGATGTTAACGGCGGACAGCGATCACGGTGAATCGAGCAAAAGTAGCGAGAACGAAGAGGCAGTTCGAAATAAGCGAAAAAGAGGTCGTAACGAGGGGGAAGCCTCATCATCGCGAATTCATCGTCGTCAACAGGGTAAGCTGAGGACTCGCAAATCGGCGACAACCTCAGGAGAGCAGCAAACAAACACGGAGACGTCGAGTAATCACATTGATGAAGTTGTTAATGGTTTTACGGAGGAGAGTGCAGCGTGCACAGCAACGCCGTCAAAAATATTGTCAAGCAATAAAATATCACCGCCAACACCTGATAGCGGTATCACATCGTGCTCGTCTACactcgaaaaatgtgaaagcaACGGTAGCTCAGGAGCTCGAAACGCTGCTGAGAACTCGGATCACGAGATGAGAGTTAAACATCtagaaactttcaaaaaaaagATTGATGTAGCGCGCCGCGGCTATCGAAAGCGATTAACTCCGCAAGCAAAAATCGCTGCATCGACAGCTTCGGACTCTTCTGATTAG